One Halorientalis litorea DNA segment encodes these proteins:
- a CDS encoding aldehyde dehydrogenase family protein: MSQPTGAERSAPDVSADADWNRTYVDGEWRGPGDGETIAVTDPSTREEWTRVPAGTVADVDDAYAAASRAQERWAEKPPERRATLLRDVLALLEEYEDELTDLLVTESGSAPLKSNVELSTARDDVSEAATFPFRAGGDVRESDIAGKENLVKREPAGVVAVIPPWNFPLHLSIRAVAPAVALGNGVVIKPASETPVTSGLVIARLFEMAGAPSGLVNVVTGRGSDIGDRVAGHPDVDVVAFTGSTPVGKRVAKQAVDSLAFPAMELGGNAPNVVLDDADLDNAISGSAFGSFSHQGQVCISINRHLVHEDVYDEYVEGLVEKAEMVPTGSAHSQATIVGPIVNESQREEILDYVERTVEAGATLETGGETVELDGVEDSLVVAPTVLSGVDNDMAAACNEHFGPVAPVIPVSSDEEAIELANDTEYGLAASVWSGDRNRAEDVADAIDAGMVHINDQPIHEEPNVPFGGMKASGIGRFHGDAIMRELTEEKWISVQREQRTFPF, encoded by the coding sequence ATGTCACAGCCGACAGGAGCCGAACGATCAGCACCGGACGTGTCCGCAGACGCGGACTGGAACCGCACGTACGTCGACGGGGAGTGGCGCGGCCCCGGCGACGGCGAGACAATCGCCGTAACCGACCCCTCCACGCGTGAGGAGTGGACGCGGGTCCCCGCCGGGACCGTCGCAGACGTCGACGACGCCTACGCCGCGGCGAGTCGGGCACAGGAGCGGTGGGCCGAGAAGCCACCCGAACGACGGGCGACGCTCCTTCGGGACGTACTCGCACTGCTCGAAGAGTACGAGGACGAACTGACGGACCTACTCGTCACCGAATCGGGGAGCGCGCCGCTGAAGAGCAACGTCGAACTCTCGACGGCCCGTGACGACGTGTCCGAGGCCGCGACGTTCCCGTTCCGCGCCGGTGGCGACGTACGCGAGTCCGACATCGCGGGCAAGGAGAACCTCGTCAAGCGCGAACCGGCCGGCGTCGTCGCCGTCATCCCGCCGTGGAACTTCCCGCTACACCTCTCGATTCGCGCAGTCGCACCGGCAGTCGCCCTCGGCAACGGCGTGGTCATCAAGCCCGCCTCCGAGACGCCCGTGACCAGCGGCCTCGTCATCGCCCGCCTGTTCGAGATGGCGGGCGCGCCGTCGGGGCTGGTCAACGTCGTCACCGGTCGCGGCTCGGACATCGGGGACCGCGTGGCCGGCCACCCCGACGTGGACGTGGTGGCTTTTACCGGTTCGACGCCGGTGGGCAAACGGGTCGCAAAGCAGGCCGTCGACTCGCTGGCGTTCCCGGCGATGGAACTCGGCGGGAACGCACCCAACGTCGTGCTGGACGACGCGGACCTCGACAACGCGATTTCGGGGAGCGCGTTCGGGTCGTTCTCCCATCAGGGGCAGGTGTGTATCTCCATCAACCGCCACCTCGTCCACGAGGACGTCTACGACGAGTACGTCGAAGGGTTGGTGGAGAAAGCCGAGATGGTGCCGACCGGGAGTGCCCACAGCCAAGCCACCATCGTCGGTCCCATCGTCAACGAGTCCCAGCGCGAGGAGATACTCGACTACGTCGAGCGGACCGTCGAAGCCGGAGCGACGCTGGAGACCGGCGGCGAGACGGTCGAACTCGACGGTGTCGAGGACTCGCTGGTCGTCGCGCCGACGGTCCTCTCGGGCGTGGACAACGACATGGCCGCGGCCTGTAACGAACACTTCGGCCCTGTCGCGCCGGTTATCCCCGTCTCCTCGGACGAGGAGGCCATCGAACTGGCCAACGACACGGAGTACGGACTGGCGGCGTCGGTTTGGTCGGGTGACCGCAATCGCGCGGAGGACGTGGCCGACGCTATCGACGCGGGGATGGTCCACATCAACGACCAGCCGATTCACGAGGAGCCGAACGTCCCCTTCGGTGGGATGAAGGCCTCGGGTATCGGCCGGTTCCACGGCGACGCCATCATGCGTGAACTGACCGAGGAGAAGTGGATATCGGTCCAGCGGGAACAGCGGACGTTCCCGTTCTAG
- a CDS encoding CPBP family intramembrane glutamic endopeptidase, with amino-acid sequence MPQWGLFVGLTGVVLTLLLLLARASQTVVRSDGRADADPTPRPASGTADDTHRLEHPDPTAAVGAEDLQAPPPAHETVAGDHGTLSPGALLANVALTQGLFGGLLLAAAWYTEMPLRAFGVTAAPLSTGLPALGVGVALGITLYAANEIGAASADAIGVEYDERLRSMLSPDTTRGWLTLLLVVLPIVAGVEEFIFRAAVVGATTAGFAVSPWAMAVVSSLAFALGHGAQGRVGIVVTGSLGFVLAGAFILTGSFLVVFVAHYLVNALEFVVHELLGIEWGD; translated from the coding sequence GTGCCGCAGTGGGGACTGTTCGTCGGCCTGACCGGCGTCGTCCTCACGCTCTTACTGCTGCTCGCTCGTGCCTCACAGACGGTCGTCCGTTCCGACGGCCGGGCGGACGCGGACCCGACCCCCCGCCCCGCCAGCGGGACGGCCGACGACACCCACCGACTCGAACACCCAGACCCGACGGCGGCGGTCGGTGCCGAGGACCTACAGGCCCCGCCGCCGGCACACGAGACGGTCGCCGGTGACCACGGCACGCTCTCGCCGGGCGCGTTGCTGGCGAACGTCGCGCTGACGCAGGGGCTGTTCGGCGGCCTCCTGCTGGCGGCCGCGTGGTACACGGAGATGCCGCTACGCGCGTTCGGCGTCACGGCCGCCCCGCTGAGTACCGGCCTCCCGGCACTGGGCGTCGGGGTGGCACTGGGCATCACGTTGTACGCCGCGAACGAAATCGGCGCGGCGAGTGCCGACGCGATAGGCGTCGAGTACGACGAGCGCCTGCGGTCGATGCTCTCGCCCGACACCACCCGTGGCTGGCTGACGCTCCTGTTGGTCGTCCTCCCCATCGTCGCCGGCGTCGAGGAGTTCATCTTCCGGGCGGCCGTCGTCGGGGCGACGACGGCCGGGTTCGCCGTCTCGCCGTGGGCGATGGCCGTCGTCTCGTCGCTCGCGTTCGCGCTGGGGCACGGCGCGCAGGGCCGGGTCGGTATCGTCGTCACCGGGTCGCTCGGGTTCGTCCTCGCCGGTGCGTTTATCCTCACCGGCAGTTTTCTGGTCGTGTTCGTCGCCCACTACCTCGTGAACGCGTTGGAGTTCGTCGTTCACGAACTGCTCGGCATCGAATGGGGCGACTAG
- a CDS encoding 3-dehydroquinate synthase II, producing the protein MTRSVWLKADDEVGDWEARKRRITAGLEAGVDWVLVDDRDVERVRELGQVNIAAFRNGDVHVMEAEADESDADAAVVGKDGEGDGTVDLPADFSGSADLSTLRADGDGTQGGYVRILNESYEAFAEAVADEAEYTIVIGEDWQIIPLENLIARIGEETDLIAGVQTAAEARTAFETLELGADGVLLDTDDPDEIRETVAVRDETQRESIDLQEAEITAIEQTGSADRVCVDTGNLMDHDEGMLVGSMSRGLFFVHAETAESPYVASRPFRVNAGAVHAYVRTPGGETKYLSELSSGDEVQVVDLDGNTREAIVGRVKIEKRPMFRVQAETESGDRIETLLQNAETIKVASEGGRKAVTDLEVGDRIKVYYEDTARHFGEAVDESIIEK; encoded by the coding sequence ATGACACGTTCCGTATGGCTGAAAGCCGACGACGAAGTCGGCGACTGGGAGGCGCGCAAGCGTCGCATCACAGCGGGGCTGGAAGCGGGTGTCGACTGGGTGCTGGTCGACGACCGAGACGTCGAGCGAGTGCGCGAACTCGGACAGGTCAACATCGCGGCGTTCCGCAACGGCGACGTACACGTCATGGAGGCGGAAGCCGACGAGAGCGACGCCGACGCCGCCGTCGTCGGCAAGGATGGCGAGGGCGACGGCACCGTCGACCTCCCGGCGGACTTCTCGGGGTCGGCTGACCTCTCGACGCTCCGGGCGGACGGCGACGGGACGCAGGGCGGGTACGTCCGCATCCTGAACGAGAGTTACGAGGCCTTCGCGGAAGCGGTCGCCGACGAAGCCGAGTACACCATCGTCATCGGCGAGGACTGGCAGATAATCCCCTTGGAGAACCTCATCGCGCGTATCGGCGAGGAGACGGACCTCATCGCGGGCGTCCAGACCGCAGCGGAGGCACGGACCGCCTTCGAGACGCTGGAACTGGGTGCCGACGGCGTCCTGCTCGACACGGACGACCCGGACGAGATACGCGAGACGGTGGCGGTCCGCGACGAGACCCAACGCGAGTCAATCGACCTCCAAGAGGCAGAGATTACGGCCATCGAACAGACCGGGTCCGCCGACCGCGTCTGCGTCGACACGGGCAACCTCATGGACCACGACGAGGGGATGCTCGTCGGGTCGATGAGCCGCGGGCTCTTCTTCGTCCACGCCGAAACCGCGGAGTCGCCCTACGTCGCCTCCCGGCCGTTCCGGGTCAACGCCGGCGCGGTCCACGCCTACGTCCGCACGCCCGGCGGCGAGACGAAGTACCTCTCGGAACTGTCGAGCGGCGACGAGGTACAGGTCGTCGACTTGGACGGCAACACCCGCGAGGCCATCGTCGGCCGCGTGAAGATAGAGAAGCGGCCGATGTTCCGGGTGCAGGCCGAAACCGAATCCGGGGACCGCATCGAGACGCTGCTGCAGAACGCCGAGACGATCAAAGTCGCCAGCGAGGGCGGCCGCAAGGCGGTCACGGACCTCGAAGTCGGTGACCGAATCAAGGTCTACTACGAAGACACTGCCCGGCACTTCGGCGAGGCAGTCGACGAGAGCATCATCGAGAAGTAA
- the trpB gene encoding tryptophan synthase subunit beta has protein sequence MSDTQSGKFGEYGGQYVPEALMPAIEELTDAYERYVLNNEDGFVDEFRERLRDFGGRPLPLQYADQLSARYDTDVYLKREDLLHGGAHKLNNALGQVLLAKYMGKERIIAETGAGQHGTATAMAAAHLDMPCEIYMGETDINRQRPNVFRMRINGAEVNPVTVGRGTLKEAISETMRDWATTVENTHYVIGSIVGPHPFPVMVRDFHSVISEEAREQVQEQTGRLPDSVIACAGGGSNTMGAFHNFVGDDDVDLFAVEAGGSSLSVDETEGVAPNSASLSTGDEGVLHGARTKLLQDSDGQIMESHSVSAGLDYAGVGPELAHLVDEGRVTPVNVDDDTALEAFHRLSQDEGIIPALETAHAFGYLEEDHEDVGDVTIVNVSGRGDKDLETVIEETAQRDLETAVDMSVFDGMHGGM, from the coding sequence ATGAGCGACACACAATCGGGGAAGTTCGGAGAGTACGGCGGGCAGTACGTGCCGGAGGCACTGATGCCCGCCATCGAGGAACTGACGGACGCGTACGAGCGGTACGTGCTGAACAACGAGGACGGCTTCGTGGACGAGTTCCGCGAGCGACTGCGGGACTTCGGGGGCCGCCCCCTCCCGCTCCAGTACGCCGACCAACTCTCGGCGCGTTACGATACGGACGTGTACCTCAAGCGCGAGGACCTGCTCCACGGCGGGGCACACAAGTTGAACAACGCGCTCGGGCAAGTCCTGCTGGCGAAGTACATGGGCAAGGAGCGAATCATCGCCGAGACGGGTGCGGGCCAACACGGCACCGCGACGGCGATGGCCGCCGCCCATCTGGACATGCCCTGTGAAATCTACATGGGCGAGACGGACATCAACCGCCAGCGGCCCAACGTCTTCCGGATGCGCATCAACGGTGCGGAAGTCAACCCCGTGACGGTCGGCCGTGGAACGCTGAAGGAGGCCATCAGCGAGACGATGCGGGACTGGGCGACCACCGTCGAGAACACCCACTACGTCATCGGGTCCATCGTCGGCCCGCACCCGTTCCCGGTGATGGTCCGTGACTTCCACTCTGTCATCTCCGAGGAGGCCCGCGAGCAGGTACAGGAACAGACCGGCCGTCTGCCCGACTCCGTCATCGCCTGTGCCGGTGGGGGGTCGAACACGATGGGTGCCTTCCACAACTTCGTCGGCGACGACGACGTGGACCTGTTCGCCGTCGAGGCCGGTGGCTCGTCGCTCTCGGTCGACGAAACGGAGGGCGTCGCGCCCAACTCCGCGTCGCTCTCGACCGGCGACGAGGGTGTCCTCCACGGTGCGCGGACCAAACTCCTGCAGGACTCGGACGGCCAAATCATGGAGTCCCACAGCGTCTCGGCGGGACTGGACTACGCGGGCGTCGGCCCGGAACTCGCACACCTCGTCGACGAGGGGCGGGTCACGCCCGTCAACGTCGACGACGACACCGCGCTCGAAGCGTTCCACCGCCTCTCGCAGGACGAGGGTATCATCCCCGCGCTGGAGACGGCCCACGCGTTCGGCTACCTCGAAGAGGACCACGAGGACGTGGGCGACGTGACCATCGTCAACGTCTCCGGCCGGGGCGACAAGGACCTCGAAACGGTCATCGAGGAGACGGCACAGCGTGACCTCGAGACGGCAGTCGACATGAGCGTCTTCGACGGCATGCACGGGGGGATGTGA
- a CDS encoding MGMT family protein gives MTSDSGVAGIFAREMPALDRYVQLGVAQGRVISVSFPEVPEDDAEDAHELLDRIEAYVEGVEDGFDDVTVALTLPTDRRGVLETVREIPYGTSVGVEELTRMTPGLDADDADDRRLVREALAENPAPLLVPDHRVRNGPSGAPPDVEQTLRRVEGL, from the coding sequence ATGACCAGTGACAGCGGCGTGGCCGGAATCTTCGCCCGCGAGATGCCGGCACTCGACCGGTACGTCCAGCTCGGCGTCGCACAGGGCCGCGTCATCTCCGTGTCCTTCCCCGAGGTGCCCGAGGACGACGCCGAAGACGCCCACGAACTGCTCGACCGCATCGAGGCGTACGTCGAGGGCGTCGAGGACGGCTTCGACGACGTGACCGTCGCTCTCACCCTCCCGACCGACCGGCGGGGTGTGTTGGAGACGGTCCGGGAGATTCCCTACGGCACGAGTGTCGGCGTCGAGGAACTGACGCGGATGACGCCCGGACTGGACGCCGACGACGCGGACGACCGACGACTCGTCCGAGAGGCACTCGCCGAGAACCCCGCACCACTGTTGGTACCGGACCACCGCGTTCGGAACGGTCCCAGTGGGGCACCCCCCGACGTGGAACAGACGCTCCGGCGGGTCGAGGGACTCTAG
- a CDS encoding 2-amino-3,7-dideoxy-D-threo-hept-6-ulosonate synthase: MSTGTSARLERIGTGGQYLVVPMDHGITLGAVTGLQDIESTIDAITRGGADAVLTQKGIASRVHDNKNGAGYIVHLNGSTAIGPDENDKRRTGTVEDAIRVGADAVSFHINVGSQYEREQIADLAEVTSEAEKYGMPVLAMTYARGPDIDTEDSEAFADALAHAVRLGEELGADVVKTSYSGDPDTFERVVEATSLPVVIAGGSKGTDEETLEMVRGAMDAGAAGVSMGRSIFQHDDPEAITAGVAAVIHDDATAEEAAREAGLPVEA; encoded by the coding sequence ATGAGCACGGGGACATCGGCGCGTTTGGAGCGAATCGGGACAGGAGGGCAGTACCTCGTCGTCCCGATGGACCACGGCATCACACTGGGCGCGGTCACCGGCCTGCAGGACATCGAGTCGACCATCGACGCCATCACGCGCGGCGGGGCCGACGCGGTGTTGACCCAGAAAGGCATCGCATCGCGAGTCCACGACAACAAGAACGGCGCGGGCTACATCGTCCACCTCAACGGGTCGACGGCCATCGGCCCGGACGAGAACGACAAGCGACGCACCGGCACCGTCGAGGACGCCATCCGCGTCGGTGCCGACGCCGTCTCCTTCCACATCAACGTCGGGAGCCAGTACGAACGCGAACAGATAGCCGACCTCGCCGAGGTCACGAGCGAGGCCGAGAAGTACGGGATGCCGGTTCTCGCCATGACCTACGCGCGCGGCCCGGACATCGACACCGAGGACTCCGAGGCGTTCGCGGACGCGCTCGCCCACGCCGTCCGACTGGGCGAGGAACTCGGCGCGGACGTGGTGAAAACGTCCTACAGCGGTGACCCGGACACGTTCGAGCGGGTCGTGGAGGCAACGTCGCTGCCCGTCGTCATCGCCGGCGGGTCGAAAGGGACCGACGAGGAGACACTGGAGATGGTCCGCGGGGCGATGGACGCCGGGGCGGCCGGTGTCTCGATGGGCCGCTCTATCTTCCAGCACGACGACCCCGAGGCCATCACGGCGGGCGTCGCCGCGGTCATCCACGACGACGCCACCGCCGAAGAGGCCGCCCGCGAGGCCGGACTGCCGGTTGAGGCCTGA
- a CDS encoding zinc ribbon domain-containing protein → MQRTARKRPWLAALLALAYPGLGHVYLREWARSLLWFGLALLTASLLIPPSAVPETVTLDSLSQMASTLPLTTTLALGVVTGASTVDAYWQASRANERHRQEAAGTTCPDCGRDVDEDLDFCHWCTAPLRPTNDRDA, encoded by the coding sequence GTGCAACGGACGGCGCGCAAGCGGCCGTGGCTCGCGGCACTGCTGGCTCTGGCTTATCCGGGGCTCGGACACGTCTACCTCCGGGAGTGGGCACGCTCACTGCTGTGGTTCGGGCTGGCTCTGCTGACGGCGTCGCTCCTGATACCGCCGTCGGCCGTGCCCGAGACGGTGACACTCGATTCCCTCTCACAGATGGCGAGTACCCTGCCGCTGACGACGACGCTGGCACTCGGCGTAGTCACGGGTGCGAGTACTGTCGACGCTTACTGGCAAGCCAGCCGAGCGAACGAGCGACACCGGCAGGAAGCCGCGGGGACGACGTGTCCCGACTGCGGCCGGGACGTGGACGAGGACCTCGATTTCTGTCACTGGTGTACTGCTCCCCTCCGGCCAACGAACGACCGCGACGCCTAG
- the trpC gene encoding indole-3-glycerol phosphate synthase: MDASEDIAPAVASILAAARERGGGDERVSVDARSLPDAFAAAEADGRVPMIVEVKPTSPTTEGERDDDPVALAEEMVAGGAAALSVLTEPEHFGGSPEALARIRAAVDVPVLRKDFLLREAQLDTVEADVVLLIARFLQDEDADDLSTMLAAARERGFQVLVEVHDGAELQQALDAGAAIVGVNNRDLAQLDVDLGTFESVAPGAPADVTLLAESGISTVGDVRRMRDAGADGLLVGSAIMDGDVRANTARLTNAEGNS, from the coding sequence ATGGACGCTAGTGAGGATATCGCCCCGGCGGTCGCGTCGATACTCGCGGCGGCCCGCGAGCGTGGCGGCGGCGACGAGCGCGTCTCGGTCGACGCGCGGTCGCTCCCCGACGCCTTCGCGGCCGCCGAAGCCGACGGGCGCGTGCCGATGATAGTGGAGGTCAAGCCGACGAGTCCGACCACCGAGGGCGAACGCGACGACGACCCCGTCGCACTCGCCGAGGAGATGGTCGCCGGTGGCGCGGCGGCACTGTCGGTGCTGACCGAACCCGAACACTTCGGCGGCTCACCCGAGGCACTGGCACGGATTCGGGCGGCCGTCGACGTGCCGGTTCTACGGAAGGATTTCCTCCTGCGCGAGGCGCAACTGGACACCGTCGAGGCGGACGTGGTCCTGCTCATCGCGCGGTTCCTGCAGGACGAGGACGCCGACGACCTCTCGACGATGCTCGCGGCGGCGCGTGAACGCGGGTTTCAGGTCCTCGTGGAGGTCCACGACGGCGCGGAACTCCAGCAGGCACTTGACGCCGGAGCCGCAATCGTGGGTGTGAACAACCGCGACCTCGCGCAACTGGACGTGGACCTCGGGACCTTCGAGTCGGTGGCACCCGGCGCGCCAGCGGACGTGACGCTCCTCGCAGAGAGTGGCATCTCGACTGTCGGGGACGTGCGGCGGATGCGGGACGCCGGAGCCGACGGTCTGCTGGTCGGCAGTGCCATCATGGACGGGGACGTACGGGCGAACACGGCGCGGTTGACGAACGCGGAGGGCAACTCATGA
- the lonB gene encoding ATP-dependent protease LonB: MSNDTDTDDDPNEGVRDPIDDATADEVEAPGESGDGVPDDPDTGDDPTVPEGSDGSIDDLGSEVEIQADVNEDAEDDLLGGLEIQSTEDIEVPDRLVDQVIGQDHARDVVKKAAKQRRHVMMIGSPGTGKSMLAKAMSQLLPKEELQDVLVYHNPDDGNEPKVRTVPAGKGDQIVEAHKEEARKRNQMRSFLMWIIIAIVIGYSLLIVQQPLLGILAAGVIYLAFRYGSRGNDAMIPNLLVNHADQKTAPFEDATGAHAGALLGDVRHDPFQSGGMETPSHDRVEPGAIHKANKGVLFVDEINTLDIRSQQKLMTAIQEGKFSITGQSERSSGAMVQTEPVPCDFIMIAAGNLDAMENMHPALRSRIKGYGYEVYMDDTIDDTPEMRRKYARFIAQEVEKDGRLPHFSADAVQELILEAQRRAGRKEHLTLKLRDLGGLVRVAGDIARAEDKEFTEREDVLEAKRRSRSIEQQLADNYIDRRKDYELTVASGDVVGRVNGLAVMGEDSGIVLPVMAEVTPSQGPGEVIATGQLKEMAQEAVQNVSAIIKKFSDEDITERDVHIQFVQAGEGGVDGDSASITVATAVISALENVPVEQNLAMTGSLSVRGDVLPVGGVTHKIEAAAKSGLDTVIIPAANEQDVMIEEEYEEMIEIIPVSHISEVLEVALAGEPEKDSLVDRLKNITGKALEQREVGRSGGSPSPQ; this comes from the coding sequence ATGAGCAACGATACGGACACAGACGACGACCCCAACGAGGGGGTGCGAGACCCGATCGACGACGCCACGGCCGACGAGGTCGAGGCCCCTGGTGAGTCGGGCGACGGCGTCCCCGACGACCCGGACACGGGCGACGACCCGACGGTCCCCGAGGGGAGCGACGGCTCCATCGACGACCTCGGGAGCGAAGTCGAAATACAGGCAGACGTAAACGAGGACGCGGAGGACGACCTGTTGGGCGGCCTCGAAATCCAGTCCACAGAGGACATCGAAGTCCCCGACCGACTCGTCGACCAAGTCATCGGGCAGGACCACGCGAGAGACGTGGTAAAGAAAGCGGCCAAGCAACGCCGCCACGTCATGATGATCGGCTCTCCCGGGACCGGGAAGTCGATGCTGGCGAAGGCGATGAGCCAACTCCTCCCGAAAGAGGAGCTACAGGACGTTCTCGTCTACCACAACCCCGACGACGGCAACGAGCCGAAGGTCCGGACGGTCCCGGCCGGGAAGGGCGACCAGATAGTCGAGGCCCACAAGGAGGAGGCCCGCAAGCGCAACCAGATGCGGAGCTTCCTGATGTGGATTATCATCGCCATCGTCATCGGCTACTCGCTGCTCATCGTCCAGCAACCGCTGCTGGGCATCCTCGCGGCGGGTGTCATCTACCTCGCCTTCCGCTACGGCTCGCGGGGCAACGACGCGATGATTCCGAACCTGCTGGTCAACCACGCCGACCAGAAGACCGCCCCGTTCGAGGACGCGACCGGTGCCCACGCCGGCGCGCTGCTGGGCGACGTTCGCCACGACCCGTTCCAGTCCGGCGGCATGGAGACGCCCAGCCACGACCGGGTGGAGCCGGGTGCCATCCACAAGGCCAACAAGGGCGTGCTGTTCGTCGACGAAATCAACACGCTCGACATCCGCAGCCAGCAGAAGCTGATGACGGCCATTCAGGAGGGTAAGTTCTCCATCACGGGCCAGTCCGAGCGCTCCTCGGGCGCGATGGTCCAGACAGAACCGGTCCCCTGTGACTTCATCATGATAGCCGCGGGGAACCTCGACGCGATGGAGAACATGCACCCCGCGCTCCGGAGCCGTATCAAGGGCTACGGATACGAGGTGTACATGGACGACACCATCGACGACACGCCGGAGATGCGCCGGAAGTACGCCCGCTTCATCGCCCAAGAGGTCGAGAAAGACGGCCGGCTGCCGCACTTCTCTGCCGACGCAGTTCAGGAGCTCATCCTCGAAGCCCAGCGCCGCGCCGGGCGGAAGGAACACCTCACCCTGAAGCTCCGTGACCTCGGTGGGCTGGTCCGCGTCGCGGGCGACATCGCACGCGCAGAGGACAAGGAGTTCACCGAGCGCGAGGACGTGCTCGAAGCCAAGCGTCGGTCCCGGTCCATCGAGCAACAGCTCGCGGACAACTACATCGACCGGCGCAAGGACTACGAACTCACCGTCGCCTCGGGCGACGTGGTGGGCCGCGTCAACGGGCTGGCCGTGATGGGCGAGGACTCCGGTATCGTCCTCCCCGTGATGGCCGAGGTGACGCCCTCGCAAGGCCCGGGCGAGGTCATCGCCACCGGCCAACTGAAAGAGATGGCACAGGAGGCAGTCCAGAACGTCTCGGCCATCATCAAGAAGTTCAGCGACGAGGACATTACGGAACGGGACGTCCACATCCAGTTCGTGCAGGCCGGTGAGGGCGGTGTCGACGGCGACTCGGCCTCGATTACGGTCGCCACCGCCGTCATCTCCGCGCTGGAGAACGTCCCCGTCGAGCAGAACCTCGCCATGACCGGGTCGCTGTCGGTCCGTGGCGACGTGCTGCCCGTCGGCGGCGTGACCCACAAAATCGAAGCCGCCGCGAAGTCCGGGCTCGACACGGTCATCATCCCGGCCGCCAACGAGCAGGACGTGATGATAGAGGAGGAGTACGAGGAGATGATCGAAATCATCCCCGTCTCCCACATCAGCGAAGTGCTGGAAGTCGCCCTCGCGGGCGAACCCGAGAAGGACTCGCTGGTGGACCGCCTGAAGAACATCACCGGCAAGGCGCTGGAACAGCGCGAAGTCGGCCGCTCGGGCGGCAGTCCGAGCCCCCAGTAA
- the trpA gene encoding tryptophan synthase subunit alpha, producing the protein MFERDEPAFVPYLAAGDPDYDASKAYVEALARGGADVIELGLPFSEPIAEGPTIQGAIVRALEGGMTPDRYFQFVEELDVDVPLVCMTYYNLIYQYGQSEASASNASGETASERGPGPFVRRAAEAGLTGFVVPDLPAEEADPLRAACDEFGLDLVFIVAPTTEEERLARLMDLTSGYVYVQARLGVTGARDDVSDQTAGSLGRLDDWDVPKAVGFGIKTGDHAERIVAAGADGVIVGSALVDIVAEGHENGDAVEAVADRLAAKARELKAGALDGWERRREDHAVATDEG; encoded by the coding sequence GTGTTCGAGCGGGACGAACCTGCCTTCGTCCCGTACCTCGCGGCCGGTGACCCCGACTACGACGCCTCGAAGGCCTACGTCGAGGCACTCGCACGCGGCGGTGCCGATGTCATCGAACTCGGCCTCCCGTTCTCGGAACCTATCGCCGAGGGGCCGACGATTCAGGGGGCCATCGTCCGCGCACTGGAGGGTGGCATGACCCCCGACCGCTACTTCCAGTTCGTCGAGGAACTGGACGTGGACGTGCCCCTCGTGTGCATGACCTACTACAACCTGATTTACCAGTACGGGCAGAGCGAGGCTTCAGCCTCGAATGCGAGCGGTGAAACCGCGAGCGAGCGGGGGCCGGGGCCGTTCGTCCGGCGGGCTGCCGAGGCCGGACTGACGGGCTTCGTCGTTCCGGACCTGCCGGCCGAGGAGGCCGACCCGCTCCGGGCGGCCTGCGACGAGTTCGGCCTCGATTTGGTGTTCATCGTCGCGCCGACGACGGAAGAAGAGCGATTGGCACGGCTGATGGACCTGACCTCCGGGTACGTCTACGTGCAGGCCCGCCTCGGCGTCACTGGGGCGCGTGACGACGTGAGCGACCAGACGGCGGGGAGCCTCGGACGACTCGACGACTGGGACGTTCCCAAGGCCGTCGGGTTCGGCATCAAGACTGGCGACCACGCCGAGCGCATCGTCGCGGCCGGTGCGGATGGCGTCATCGTCGGGTCGGCACTGGTCGACATCGTCGCAGAGGGCCACGAGAACGGCGATGCGGTCGAGGCGGTGGCGGACCGACTGGCGGCGAAGGCGCGGGAACTGAAAGCGGGCGCGCTCGACGGCTGGGAGCGGCGACGCGAGGACCACGCCGTCGCCACCGACGAGGGGTAA